The Pyrus communis chromosome 8, drPyrComm1.1, whole genome shotgun sequence region GGTTTGGTTCAATATCGGTTATTTCACCGGtaccaataaaaataaaaggacgCTAAAGTAATCAAATGAGAGCGATTTCACACCATCTTTCGAGTTTCAACACTGCGTAAAATGGCAACCAAACCGATTACGTTTGGTGGAagcgaaccaaaccgaaaaggCAATCAACACACTGAATAACTTTGCATGCTAATAAGAAAAATTCAATCAAGAGCGAGACAACGCAGTGACCATCAAAACTGCAGTAGATATGCATAGAATCACAACAATACCTAACCAATTTATACTTAAAATCAGTCCGGACGCCACAATGATATAGATCCCACATTACCAATGATTCCAGCCAGAAACGAAAATACGGAAAACATTTTGGATCTGGGAAATTCCCATACTCGTTATCAGGGAGAAACAAACCTTTCAATAATAAACAATGAGTTAACaataaataaacagaaaataacCATAACACAACCTACCTTCGAAACAAAAATATACTGTACATGACTGCTGCTGCATAAGCCGCTGACACGCTGCCAACCGAAAATGAGGCCCCTGGCTGCCAGACCCAATTTCAGATTCAACAGCCTTACGAAGCATAAACccaccattcaccattcacTCCAAAACAGTCACTTCCTGATCAACCCTCCAATAGTTGGTGTCATTGAACTCCTTATTTGCAGCCTCACCGTCATCAGGGTTCTCTTTTTCTGGTACCTTCGgcataatatttttcttcaatggCCCTGCCTCCCCTACTATGCCCTCTTTAAGAGCCTGCTCCATAGCCTTCTCAGTACCTTCCAATTCCACACCCACGAATTCAACATCCTCTTCAAACAGTGACGGGACAGCACCTGATCTCTGGCTCACACCACTGCCCACTGACCCTGCAGTAGAAGCAGTGGAGGATGGAGGCGAGCCATTTGGAAGTGTAGATTCTCCACTTGAGTGCAAACTAGCACCAGCATCTGGTGCCACTACCTCGGCCGTTGAAGGATTGACAACTGCGTCATTATGATCCTCAAATGGATTTACACTTGCGCCGCCGACTTGCAAATCTGATGATTCACTCCATCCCACCCATTCAGGCAAAGGCCTGTCTCCAAACATGTCATCATTATCAGATGTCTCAAATCTGAAGAAACCCCCCATGTCACTGGAGGCACTTGTCTTCTCGCCATCTGGGTTCATGTTACCACTGTTGCTAAATCCATTCATAAGGTTTCTGTTGGAACTGGACGTGCCATTGACAGTCTCTTTACTCCCGGCCAACTTATCATCCTCCCCTACCACAACCTCATCATCACTACTGCTGTTACCACCAGTGCAGTTCAAGTTTACTTCTTCCATCTCTGACAGTGATGTGCCCACAGATTCACCACCGGTTCTATCATCTTGGAATGCAAACCAGTTGGAATTTGTGAATAAACTGCTGCATTGAGGATTAAAACTATTCAGTATCCACATTAAACATATTCTACGGTGAAGCTTGTAATACACAACACCTGAGCCAATTTTAAGCCCTCGTACACTTGGCACTTCAATATCAAGCACTTTTGCACCACAACCAGATATAAAATTTATGACCAACAATTTTCAACCTTGTGGAGCAATAAGTTACGTAGTTCGTACATCACaagaacatatacaatatatgttATGTATAAgatattgtttgaatttttatacATATGACATTACAACTAGAGAGAATTCTTAGACATCAATTGCCAGCCTCATGAAGCAATTAGTTAAACATATTTAATCCATTGCAACGACATATATGATGCCTTATGCGATACTCCACCTTGGAACAATGGAAGATATGAGAATACAATAAaatctcttcttttttcttgcaATATTTTGGTATTTCAGGTCTACAAGTCAAGCTTCTAGTCGCTATATAGTGTCTCCGAAAATGTTGCACCTTATTATAGACCAGTTCTAACTGCTAGTTTGTTGCACAGGAGGATTGCATGCGAACCATCAAGCATATCAAGCCTTGTTGATTATTGTTTCATTTCAATCATATTGTCTTGAATTGACACTTTATAGGATACTTAATTTTCTAGCCCACCTTTTCACATACAGTAGAACTAGAAGACCTATCAACATGGATGATGTTCAGAAGATAACAATGACAAGGAACACACAAAAGAGAATATGAAAAATTGACAAATTTATAAACCAAAACGAATCTGATGTAAATTTGCAACCCCTTCCGAAGCAATATTTCTCCActaaacccaaatttcaaagtTAATTTTTCTTCATACAAACAGCAGTAAATAAACAAAAGGTTACAAACTCACCTTCCTTGGTCATCACCAAGACGCAAGGATGATATGACCACTTCAGCAGATTCATCATCAAAGTAGACATCCTGCATTTATAAATCAAACCCCCTCATTCAGAATGTAATTAAacccaatgtattaaaagcgtgaaGCGTGGGCGAGGAGTCCGAGGGATAGCCCAGCCTAAGTGTGAGGCGAAGCCTCAcgagaccaaatttttttaatatatacactaagcatacacatatattatattaaaaaaaaaagaagattattaatcaataatcaccctgagcacacacatatattatatatataaaatagaggatgaaaagcacaatgagcacacatataacaatgcacGTAGAAGGCACGCAtcctttatataaaaaataaaaatctgaaaacaaGTCAGAGAGATgatagtgcaaggaagaggtatgaggtagttaaaaccctacccaaaatttgggtttgggagtattaaaaaaaaataaataaataaataaaatccccTGAGGTGCACCTAGGCGGCTCCGGCGACGCCTTCCGCCCACTCCCCCAAAACAGAGGCGTCAACCCTCAAGCCCAGCCTCACAGAGCACCTAGGCACGCCCTGAGGcaagccttttaaaacattgattaaACCCCAAAAAATAAGATATTAAAAATGCTTACATGGGTTATCTTTTTTCTACTTCCGACCTTTTTACAGAGCTTACTCATGCTTAGATAAGAATAGTTACCATCAAGTACTATATATCAACTTAAAAAACATCAGtggaagaaacaaaatttattaCCTCATCATCTCGATCAAGAGCTCCTTGGTCCTGAAATGCAGAAAACCCAAACCATTAgcccaacaaaaagaaaaatggaggaATAATAAAGGGGAGGACATAGCTAGATACCTCTCCTGCATCCTCATTCCCATATATTTTGTATCTAAAAGCCTGGCTTAGATTATTTGCTAGAGCTGCTACATCATAATCTCTGTCATTCATGTCATCCTCGTCACTATCCCTTGTCCGATCTTGCAAAGCAGTTGGGCGACTGTGCGTAACAAGGAGAAACGTAAGTGAAGTTGACGTTGAGATCCAAAAATATAAGGCTGATGTACAGCAGGGTTAACTCATTGATCATTTTAATAAAGCTCAACAACTATAAGCACTGTGTACCATGAATATATCATAGaataacagaaaataaaatcaagGACTACATAGTAGATATGAAATGCCATACTTAAGTTCATAAATAAGGATATATCGATGACGATATTGAAATTCATATCAAATAGCgattttttattagaaattgtggaaataaattgatttatatggaattcacatacaaaaattaaaagcattAGAATCCATCTAAACTAACAGAGAAATAGTAAAAGTTGACATTATGAATTCatggtgtatttttttttctttacgaCTGAGTGAGTGAGAAGAAAATATAACGTGAAactaaaaaatgtaaaaacggatattttaaaaatcaaatgcTTGAGCAAATGTGTCAGTTGTATGGAAAATATGGTAATGTATACAGTACGGTCCCTAATATATTTGAAGAATATACATTGCAAAGCAGATAAATGGAACGACAGCATACCCGCAAGCCCATCGATAAACATTTTCAACTGCATTGCGCTCCTGCAAAACTGTTGTTTGCCACCCATTCCAGTCGCTATTTTCCTAGAAAAACAAGCCAAGCAAAGTTTTATAAGGAAAAAcactaaaaataaaactagCTGTCAAAACCACTAACACCCAATCACGTATCCCAAAATGTGATAACATCATCATAATCTTACCAATATAGAGAGGTAAAGGGCAATAAATTTGAGTTGATAATATATACGAAGACTTTAGAGCAAAGATATGACATGAAATATGGTTGAATTGCTTCACAGAGAAAGAGTCATTTGACAATAAAAGTTACAATTAAGTTCGATCACCATCAAAATCACAAATGAGAAAAATGCCACAATCCAAATATGTATGCTTCTTGTAGTAAACCAAGGTTCAGACCTGCAACCTACCTGAAGGCATGCCTGAACACGGCTTTGGCTGTTTCCCAACTGAATGAGCTTATTAGAAATTCTTGTGATGTGCCCGAGGTTTCCTGCTCGTGGTGCTGATTTTCCAGTAGCAGGTACCGTTGGCTACATtaagaaaaattcattatcagAGCTtgaaataaaatcaacaaacaactAGAGGTAGTCATTGATATATGGTTACATGCACTGCAAAAATCTAAAACTCCACTCAAGTATAACCATGCTCTCGCTTTTATAATACACCTCGTCCAACAAAGGAACTAGAGGCATTATAAACAAATCAAGAATGTTGAGCATTTAATGTTTTTCTACAACAGTGCACAATTAGAGTAGCCAAGATATCCCCTTCTCTACCTTATTAGCATCACCAGATAGAATGGGATTTTTATCCGTTTGAAGGAACTTTCCAATTAAATCACACTCTCGAAGAAGATGGTCAACAATGGCATCACTCTTGCTTTCCAAACATGACGATATTATACTATCTACATGATGATGCAAGGAATTATTGTAAGGGTACCTGcattaattaaataaacacattaGGTATCTAGTAACAAGTACATCATTCACTacaacaaaagagaagaaaGTGTCCCTTTTTAACCAATACTCAGGACATACactatttcaaaattaaaaattgaagcaACAGCTTACTCAAAGAAAAGATCAATGACCCGTTGGATGGTTCCTGAGCTAACCAATTCCTTTTCTGCCTCTTCATTGCCTGATCTCAGTAGAACAGCAATGAACTCCACAATCTGAAATAAATTGCAGAACAGTTGAGAATTGGGAAATTGACAGTTACATTATTCcaataattattaataattcTCTTTCTGCAAATTAGGGTGGAAAATTCATTTGACACTTAATTTCTTATCGATTAATAATTCAGCCAGCACAGTACTGAATTTAAAAATCAGTCAACAATTTAGTAGACAAAACAGCCAGATACTACTCAACTCCTGTAGATGTCATAAGAAAAACCAACCTTTAAACGATGCTTTCCAAGTGGAGGCCTCAACTCTCCATATGTTGTCGGCAATGTTTTCTCATCCCATGACACATTCAAAAGCACAAGCAAGTCGCCTGGACAACCACTTTGAATCTTAAAATCACAATGAAGAAACAGTTCTTTTCCTTTCAGGCAGCTATAACGAAAAAAAATTGCACCCATGACATGGTAAAAGTATCACTGTATTAACAAATCCTAATAGCCCTTGGGTTCTGTACAAATATGAGGCATATTCTAATGGCAGTCCCAACGTGGCAATATTTTTTCCCCTATGATATGAGCCTTTATCATAACCCAAAGCCTTGTCATATTTCAAAGCCACTGTGAGGTTCAATATTCTTTACCCCAAGATACTCCCTTCTACTTTCATGTAGCAACAAAAGGTCAAagttatattaaaaatttaatagcAGAGTgaagattcaaaatttattgTTGAAAACTGCAACTGAAAAACTAAACAATGATGTAACAACAGCAGAATACTAATcagcggaaaaaaaaaaacaccagcAGAATTACACGTGCAAGGAAGCTAAAAAAACGcaattttgcaatttttggacaaaattaaGGCATCAGTATTTGCACTCACCAAGTTTTGGCAGCATTGCACTGACGGTATCTGGATTAACAGGGATTGGAGACTCATACATATGTTGGCCCCGAAAAGAATGGAACAAGGGAGAAGAAACTGCTGATCTTTTCGGATCCAACAAAGAGATGCAGACAGAAAGCGAGTGTACAAGACCAGACTTTGAATGTGAATCTTCCAATGCGTGACCAAATATCCTTGTAACAAAACTGCATAAAAGTATTTaagaaaactgaaaaccaatcCACATAACATGTACTAAAACGTAATAAATACTCAAAGCCAACCAAAAAAGTGTTCTGATCACAAACCTTGGGCTAGAAAGTTTGTTGGCTAGGGCCGATGGAGCATTTCGAGTTATAGCAGAAAGTGTTTCGGCTGCATTAGCATGAACTTCAGGAGGATTCTGGTCCAAAGTAAAAAAGAACGATGTTAGATAGACATAGAAGATGCACCAGGGCAGCTCTAAAGCTAAGTTATTTAACATTTATTCCAAACTTCTTAAGCTCATGAAAAATGTATGTTACCATTTAGTGTTTTctccaattaaaattttaagttcaaTTGCAGTAGTCTCTCTTTTGTTACTAAATCCtaccaaaaacaataaaatcataTAGAACTCCAACTAGAATGGCCAAAGGCATAAAGTTAAGGTGACAAAGTATGCAACACTTTTGATTCTTTGTGTTTCCTGGATCTAAGGAGCAGCACCTTTATGTAACTACTAAAACAGTACACAGACGAAATCCACGTCAAAAGTGGACATACACAGGACATATGAGCATTCAAGTAAGACATTGTTAACATATATGACTCTACTAAAGTGGACATAAACAGATATCCATTAGGTTATGTTGTCAACATATATGACTCTCTACTAAAGGCATCACAAATTGAGGAAGACATTGTTACCATAATGACTAAAGAAACATATTGTATCCATAATTAAGTAGTAACTAGGGATATGTTTCATAAATAAGTAGATAAGGAAAGATAAAATTCTACTGATCAACAAGAATGTAATATTCCACTTACAATTGGGCTCAACTTATCTACGATCATTTCAAGCAGATTACTTTCAGCTAACCATTGCATCACATCAATAAAATTGGGATACACATGGTCATCCGCACCAACAAGTCGAACCAAAACCTGTGCCATGAGAACACCTCATATTGAGTTTCAAAGAGGATATTAcatgaaaaaaaccaaaaactttgaACTCGATTCTAAGTCTTGAATACCTCCATGATGGACGTAATTCCTACCAAATCAACTAGCTGACGGAAAACATCCTCATGGGCCTGTAGACACCAAAGATTGTAAATCAAAAACTATACACAGACAAACAAAAGATGGATTTCGGGATACCACCCATATTTCACAGCTAAAACAGTTCCCACAAAACTTTGTTTCCAGAACCATGGCATCTTGACTTAGAAGAGCAAGCATTGCAATTAGACAAATGAGTGATATGGATGCTATTGCTGGCAATGCAAAGAGGCAATAGGTCCAATACAGTGCAAAGTACTGGTCCCAAATTAATGCAATGAAGAAAACCAAATTGCAGAAGTTTGAAAATATAAAGATAAACTAACAGAATTACTTACTTGAACATAGTTCATAAGTGGGGCTGTCTTCCGTATCATTAGGCATACAACAACCTAAAGTTCCCACAAAATTTGTCAAGTAACATGTTTTGAGACCAGATAAAGTAGGACAAACTGTAAATATCCTCAAAAGTTACCTTGCCAAAATACCCAGCCAACGGGGCACTATGAGGACGATTTGGTTCCAAGAAAGAGAAAAGTAAGTTCATTAGCTGCAATCACAAAATAAGTATATGTCAAAACTAGACAAGATTTTATATATCAAATTCCTTATTCAAGATTAAGATTTGATCATGAATACCTCCTCTTCATCCACCAAAGTCTTTAAGATAACATCAATTTCACAAGTAAAAACCTCACAAGCAATGAAGGGGAACCTAAAGATCATGAGAAAAAAACAATTACTCAAataatcaaaaacaaaactcaaaagataAAAATCTCAAACATTTTGGAGAGAAATATATAAACATTGTCAAAAGTATGCTTTGTCAAGATGAAATAATACTTGAAGGCTCGTTTGCTTTCAGCATCCTCAGGAGGTTCTTCAACAATATAACGCAATAATTGCTCCACCTGGGCTCTATCCCGTAAACTGAAAACATAAACTTACACAAGGGTATCAATTATTCATCCACAATCAAGTTCCCTATTATAGAAGACGTATAATTCCtccaaaaaatcccaaaaactgtAAGGAAAGACAACAAATTCTGGTATTGAGCTTAATATATATACAGGAGGGAACTTTGATAATATCAGTAGCAGTACAATCCGTAAAGAGAACATCAATGAGACATTACAAATTAATGAGACGAGTGTTTAAGGCTTTGCATTCTTGGATAATCTCTTCTTCATCCAGAAGCTCCTCTAATGTAAAATTTTCCTTGTCTAGCACTGTCTCCACCTGTACGGTAGAAAATACACAAGAAAAACGAACAAATCAGATGTCATAAAAATAGAAGCGTTGCGGTCCTAAGCAAAGAATCCTACTTAAAACTACAGCAGTCAAACACTGTTACTCATGGTTTATAGCTGGACAAAGAAAAGGCAGCACGGGAACTAGATGCAGCTAAAGAGTGCAGCCTCCAAATCTTAAACCCCATTAAGCAGAAAGCATGAACTTCAAAAGTAGTTCTGTCCCACTACTTCCATAggtttctcagcaaccaaacagacgataatcacaaaattacaaaatttgagCTCCCCCACTTCAATCACAATCTTAATAATCAAAGTCCCCACTTATCCAAACCCCGGCAAATACAGGCGGTAATCGCATATCCTGGAATTACAAAAATTGAGCTACCCAACTTTAATCTCAATCGCATTAATAAAATACCGCTCTTAAAAAGTAAATCCAACCCGAGAAAATACAGCTTACTAAAAATCTACGTTCCATTCAATTTGGGAAACTAATACAGCTACGTCCAATCAGTCTAAACCAGTTTGCAATAAAACCCaattaaaccaaattaataGCAATTAAAAACTCCACACCAGCTAAACTTCTGAATTAGCAAATTGATCAAACAGAACACCACACCAGTCAATTTCGACAAGAAGCAGCTGAAATTAGGTTTCGAAATTAAAGAGattgggaaagagagagagttacaGGAGAGGCGGCAGAAGTGAGCTTCCAAAACAtggtgaagagagagaaagcagagCTGGGAAGTGAGAGCTGGCTTAGATCTGTAAACCCTCGAGGCggcggcagcagcagcagaggGAGAAGCAGTAGCAAAGTATCTAGGCCGTCGCGGAGCAGGTGGAGGTTTTGGGGAGCAGGTGGGGGAGGTCGGTGGGTCCGGAGCTCGAAAGTCGaaaccctagtttttttttttttttttttgagagatCGATGAGGGAGGAGGGAGCAAAGGCCGTGAAGATCGAGAGTCAGAAAATGAGGGTCAAAAACAATAATAAGCTGCGTGAGCAAAATTAATCGGCTCGTTGGCTTTTTTGGACTGCCGATGGAGAGAGGGGGGGGAAGCAAAACGGCAAAAGTACAAATGGAGGCGAGCGAAATTAACAAATTTTGTttcgacacaaaaaaaaaaaatttaacaaattttgtAAGAAGAGAAAAATGGTAAGGTTCGatggcacaatattttataatgttggtataaaaattttgataaaaatatgagatgatGAAGAGTTTACAAAGAATCCCACTTTTGAAATAATAGCATTTTGAGTCCGTCTCTCTCAAAACCATGATTTTTCAAACTTCAATTTCTAAAATTGTGAGTCCAGCTTCAATGGTAGGAATTTTAgcggttaattttttttaaattatctaATTTATGTAGTTActaaattttttgttcttaattttaTCAGTTCATGCCACTTCGTACTAtgatttagtgatattcctcttcacttgtaagtaaaaggttttaagttcaattctcgccaaatgcgaatttgaaccatattattgctagctcattgtgaggctaagcccacctcaTCTCCTTagcgtaaataatatcgtttgttcaaaaaataataataataaacaaccTATCTGTTCATTGTTCGTATTGCATACTGTTAAATACCACTAAAAAAAATTGCTGATTCTTTTTATGTTGTCAATGTACAATTATTGTGTAGTCATCTTAATTATTATGTTGTCAATATTTAGTTTTGATCTgttcaataattaattagatGCAATTACCCCAATTTTTTTACTCATGTTTTTGTGTAGGTATTTTCTTTATGTTGTTAGTCTATATAAAGCCGACAAACTAAAATAGTGAAGGTTTCAATATACCACGAATGTCCTTCTCTAATTAGAATTTAAAATGAGTACACTCAATTAGTAAACGTACgttaaaaattctaaaaaatgaaatgtcacatcccgaatTGTCACACACGTTAACTTAGCCCGTAGCAAAATGCTagtatgcatatatatacatatacagagAGAAGGCAgaaatgaagttttgaaaatatcTAAAGTGCTccttttttcactttttaaagaatacaagttaattaaaaaggaaaaaaaaactggaaaatttaaaataaaactacCTCATGTAGAGGAGTATGTATGTGAGTGTATCTGTATGTGTATGCAAAAGAGCAAATAgtagttttatttattcttttaacatataaatttagttttaaaaaaataataaaataaaataaaatagtaaattgTCGCACGCGTAAGCATGTGGCAAGAAACTAGTTTGTTATGATGGTTCTTGAATTACTCTCACTTGATtgatcattaaaaaaatttaaaaaaaaaatgagaatttgaatAAAGAAATATGATGATGGATGTGTGTGACCATTTATGTGTATAAAACatgcaattattattatttttctaaatttattattattggaaAATGAGGAAGGGTTCAAAATCATTATAAGAAGACATAAATATCACCATATATTGTTCGTTTGGGATCAATGATGGTGAAGTTTGATGCTAGTGACCCCCCTAGGTTTATGTGGCTCTTCTTGTCTTACAAAAAGGCATAAATATAGCATAAAAGTACAACTACTCCACATTTCTAACATGTTTTAttttaggaaattgttattagtactccaaaaatctcattctatactccaaattttctatattaggaaagaaaaatacacttgtgaagagtgtaaaatgagatttttggagtgtcaacaACATTTcccttattttaatttaaaccAATATCTACCAAAAGTATATATGCACCGTACTTTATCTCTCGTAACATCTTCTATGAGTTTAAGATTTGTATATAAATTTATTCACAAAGAGGAATATAATCGCAACCCTTTAGGTACGACATCATCTTGTGAGGCATGTGTTGACATTATGTAGTTTTTCTTCTATTGaagtaaatacaaaaataagaaaacatctaaaatgaatataattaaagaCAAGACAATTTGTTTAGAAAACTCATATTTTGATTACTAACTAGTcaagaaagggaagaaaaaaaaaactagggaaATACCTCAAAATaggacaatttcttaattttgggacaaaaaaaatgacaaatcgGCCTTGCACACCATGCGCAAAaccaaaattactaaaatacccacatataaatgggttatttgCTCCCATTTTATGATTTtatctctctctactctctctccctccctctctctctcttctcactttctccctcacgcactctctctctccccgtcTCACACTGTGCACACACGGTACATTGTCATCCCGACCAACACCGCCCAAATCAAAGCCACCAATGATTTCATTTCGTCTTCACGAGTCTAAAACACCTAGCCTTGTCATGAATCTCATCCCTGATCGTTGGGATTGAAACTCAAGCATGCCGCGAGTTTTTCAGCCATTTTTTTGCAACATGGCAAACAATCGAGGCTCGAGACCACCACTACTGGACTCGTATTGAGGGTGGAAACAAAGCCCATTCATTAAATGTTGGTGTTTTGCAGGATGAATTTTTCAGGATTTGTCCACCGTATGTACACGATATGCACATGATGTGATCACATATTTGAGCCAACCCAAAAAACCAGATGAATTAATACTTAtaagttaaattagggtttgtgtttcatgttggggcctatgggttgtggaataaatttcaagttttgacgtGCTACAAAACTAGGATGGAACAATTTCTGGTTCAAGTGTCTAATTGCataaatttgtcaaaattttgcATGGCTAACTTCATAATAATATTCCAACTCCAAAAACCCATAACTCACAACTCCCTtttcaaaatcagaaaaatgacgTCATCACTTGCGACGTCACCACCATACACactatatgcacaccacatgcacatcatatttacattacatgcacatgatatgcacagAACTGGAGGTCGAGCAACGAGCTGCTTTTCTcattaataagaaactttaaCGACAACCTATTAGTATAATtgatacaattaaaacataattgttacgTATGTAAGGTTACCGTGGCagtttgaaaagtcttgttaTGTATATCAATCCCCACTTAATCGTGCATgtggaaaacatgatactcaTTGTCGTTATTTCATGGACATGCATGATCCTTAAAATCCTTtaagctttttcttaattttttttttttttttttttttttgtcgaggCCAACTAGGTTATAGTCATACTCACTAAATTTTGGGGCACAACATACGTGCATCATAACTAGTGAACATTCCCGCTTCTCATATTAAGATGTTGACATGCACactatatgcacaccacatgcatgcacattatagaaaaaatttcacaaatttatgCTATTGGAACCCTTGAACCAAAAATTGTTCCATCCTAGTTCTGTAGCacgtcaaaacttgaaatttattccacTACCCATAAGccccaacatgaaacacaaaccctaatttaacttaTAAGTATTAATTCATCTGAGTTTTTGGGTTGGCTTAGAACTGTGAGCATATCATATGCATGTTGTTTACATATAGTGGGCAAATTCtgaaaagttcataaaaaaaacacCAACATTTAATGATTGGGCTTTGTTCCCACCCTCGATGCGAGTCCAGTGGTGATGGTCTCGAGCCTTGATTGTTTGCCGTGTTGCTGGAA contains the following coding sequences:
- the LOC137741883 gene encoding uncharacterized protein isoform X1 is translated as MFWKLTSAASPVETVLDKENFTLEELLDEEEIIQECKALNTRLINFLRDRAQVEQLLRYIVEEPPEDAESKRAFKFPFIACEVFTCEIDVILKTLVDEEELMNLLFSFLEPNRPHSAPLAGYFGKVVVCLMIRKTAPLMNYVQAHEDVFRQLVDLVGITSIMEVLVRLVGADDHVYPNFIDVMQWLAESNLLEMIVDKLSPINPPEVHANAAETLSAITRNAPSALANKLSSPSFVTRIFGHALEDSHSKSGLVHSLSVCISLLDPKRSAVSSPLFHSFRGQHMYESPIPVNPDTVSAMLPKLGDLLVLLNVSWDEKTLPTTYGELRPPLGKHRLKIVEFIAVLLRSGNEEAEKELVSSGTIQRVIDLFFEYPYNNSLHHHVDSIISSCLESKSDAIVDHLLRECDLIGKFLQTDKNPILSGDANKPTVPATGKSAPRAGNLGHITRISNKLIQLGNSQSRVQACLQENSDWNGWQTTVLQERNAVENVYRWACGRPTALQDRTRDSDEDDMNDRDYDVAALANNLSQAFRYKIYGNEDAGEDQGALDRDDEDVYFDDESAEVVISSLRLGDDQGSSLFTNSNWFAFQDDRTGGESVGTSLSEMEEVNLNCTGGNSSSDDEVVVGEDDKLAGSKETVNGTSSSNRNLMNGFSNSGNMNPDGEKTSASSDMGGFFRFETSDNDDMFGDRPLPEWVGWSESSDLQVGGASVNPFEDHNDAVVNPSTAEVVAPDAGASLHSSGESTLPNGSPPSSTASTAGSVGSGVSQRSGAVPSLFEEDVEFVGVELEGTEKAMEQALKEGIVGEAGPLKKNIMPKVPEKENPDDGEAANKEFNDTNYWRVDQEVTVLE
- the LOC137741883 gene encoding uncharacterized protein isoform X2; the encoded protein is MFWKLTSAASPVETVLDKENFTLEELLDEEEIIQECKALNTRLINFLRDRAQVEQLLRYIVEEPPEDAESKRAFKFPFIACEVFTCEIDVILKTLVDEEELMNLLFSFLEPNRPHSAPLAGYFGKVVVCLMIRKTAPLMNYVQAHEDVFRQLVDLVGITSIMEVLVRLVGADDHVYPNFIDVMQWLAESNLLEMIVDKLSPINPPEVHANAAETLSAITRNAPSALANKLSSPSFVTRIFGHALEDSHSKSGLVHSLSVCISLLDPKRSAVSSPLFHSFRGQHMYESPIPVNPDTVSAMLPKLGDLLVLLNVSWDEKTLPTTYGELRPPLGKHRLKIVEFIAVLLRSGNEEAEKELVSSGTIQRVIDLFFEYPYNNSLHHHVDSIISSCLESKSDAIVDHLLRECDLIGKFLQTDKNPILSGDANKPTVPATGKSAPRAGNLGHITRISNKLIQLGNSQSRVQACLQENSDWNGWQTTVLQERNAVENVYRWACGRPTALQDRTRDSDEDDMNDRDYDVAALANNLSQAFRYKIYGNEDAGEDQGALDRDDEDVYFDDESAEVVISSLRLGDDQGSLFTNSNWFAFQDDRTGGESVGTSLSEMEEVNLNCTGGNSSSDDEVVVGEDDKLAGSKETVNGTSSSNRNLMNGFSNSGNMNPDGEKTSASSDMGGFFRFETSDNDDMFGDRPLPEWVGWSESSDLQVGGASVNPFEDHNDAVVNPSTAEVVAPDAGASLHSSGESTLPNGSPPSSTASTAGSVGSGVSQRSGAVPSLFEEDVEFVGVELEGTEKAMEQALKEGIVGEAGPLKKNIMPKVPEKENPDDGEAANKEFNDTNYWRVDQEVTVLE